A single genomic interval of Anopheles marshallii chromosome 2, idAnoMarsDA_429_01, whole genome shotgun sequence harbors:
- the LOC128707152 gene encoding regulator of nonsense transcripts 1 homolog, with the protein MSVDAYDGTTGSQSLTFVDTEENFFVGADSQGTEYDFRDFTIPSQSQTQASQLDHLGGSSQVNGFGRRIGADPTKLSGITSAIGELQFEEDEDELDPVENKDLPPHACRYCGIHEPSTVVMCNICKKWFCNGRGSTSGSHIVNHLVRAKHREVTLHADGPLGETVLECYSCAVRNVFVLGFIPAKSDSVVVLLCRQPCAAQNSIKDMNWDQEQWKPLIADRCFLFWLVKIPTEQDQLRARKVSAAQINKLEELWKENVDATFQDLEKPGIDKEPQQVQLRYVDGYQYQNTFGPLVKLEADYDEKLKESQTQENIEIRWDTGLNKKTIAYFTLAKNDGDMKLMHGDELKLRYVGELHKPWSCIGHVIKVPDNYGDDVGLELKHNHQAPIERTSNFSVDFIWKGTSFERMQQALRKFAMDAKSVSNYIYTRLLGNVRADGAEEVLFRLNLPKHFSAPNLPDLNRSQVYAVRHALQRPLSLIQGPPGTGKTVTSATIVYQLARLNSGPILVCAPSNTAVDQLTEKIHRTNLKVVRVCARSREAIDSPVSFLALHNQIRNMAQNSELKKLQQLKDETGELSLSDERRYRSLKKQSERELLEAADVICCTCVGAGDLRLQRIKFNSILIDESMQSTEPECMVPVVLGAKQLILVGDHCQLGPVVMCKKAAKAGLSQSLFERLVALGIRPFRLEVQYRMHPELSQFPSNFFYEGSLQNGVCADERKLKVDFPWPSLECPMFFLVTQGQEEIAGSGTSYLNRTEASNVEKITTRFLKAGIKPEQIGIITPYEGQRAYLVQYMQYQGSLHSKLYQEIEIASVDAFQGREKDIIIMSCVRANEHQGIGFLNDPRRLNVALTRAKYGIIIVGNPKVLAKQELWNHLLNFYKDKKVLVEGSLNNLKESMIQFTKPKKIINTLNPGSHFMTNAMYDAKEVLGGGYFDRNPGPSSSYAHNPLAGYGNTNTYHQQGGFMDMTNHGSSNSANTPLDAFMRKVHDPIGYISPQRSHPAVSNMPVPVGMFINMSNAPSRFYQQQQAAAIQAAKQTRRPVVGKTASQLLASGAGSSSVAKPSRPRPIGPPSSSHNTHAMNSTGASLTQGMSQNMSQPGFSLSQQAEFSQDYMGDYQSQMDNILSQESNYHSQSGPGDRLAFELANSSQFSQPY; encoded by the exons ATGAGTGTCGATGCTTACGACGGAACGACTGGTTCCCAATCGCTGACCTTTGTCGATACAGAAGAGAACTTCTTCGTGGGAGCTGACTCGCAGGGTACCGAGTATGACTTTCGCGACTTTACGATACCTTCGCAAAGTCAGACCCAAGCCTCGCAGCTCGATCATCTTGGAGGAAGCAGTCAG GTAAATGGATTCGGACGGCGTATAGGCGCTGATCCGACCAAGTTGTCCGGCATAACTTCGGCCATCGGCGAGCTGCAGTTTGAGGAGGATGAGGATGAGCTGGACCCAGTGGAGAATAAGGATCTTCCTCCACATGCGTGTCGTTACTGTGGCATACACGAACCAAGCACTGTGGTGATGTGTAATATATGCAAAAAATGGTTCTGTAATGGTCGCGGAAGCACGTCCGGGTCACACATTGTGAATCATCTGGTACGGGCCAAGCATCGGGAAGTTACGCTGCACGCGGACGGTCCCCTAGGCGAGACAGTCTTGGAGTGTTATTCGTGCGCCGTTCGGAACGTGTTTGTGCTCGGATTCATTCCCGCCAAAAGCGACTCGGTCGTTGTGCTGTTGTGCAG ACAACCGTGTGCCGCACAGAACTCAATCAAGGACATGAACTGGGACCAGGAACAATGGAAACCGCTGATCGCAGATCGTTGCTTCCTGTTTTGGTTGGTAAAGATCCCAACCGAGCAGGATCAGTTGCGTGCGCGCAAAGTGTCCGCGGCTCAAATTAACAAGCTGGAAGAGCTGTGGAAAGAAAACGTTGATGCAACGTTCCAGGATCTGGAGAAGCCAGGCATCGACAAGGAACCGCAACAGGTTCAGTTACGTTACGTCGATGGGTATCAGTACCAAAATACGTTCGGACCACTAGTGAAGTTGGAGGCGGATTACGATGAAAAGTTGAAGGAAAGTCAAACGCAGGAGAACATTGAAATTCGTTGGGATACGGGCTTGAACAAGAAAACGATCGCTTATTTCACGCTGGCGAAGAACGACGGAGATATGAAGCTGATGCACGGGGATGAACTGAAGCTGCGCTACGTCGGAGAGCTGCACAAGCCGTGGAGTTGCATTGGACACGTGATTAAGGTGCCGGACAACTATGGTGACGATGTTGGCTTAGAGCTGAAACACAACCATCAGGCACCGATAGAGCGCACCAGCAACTTCTCAGTAGATTTCATCTGGAAAGGCACGTCGTTCGAGCGGATGCAACAAGCGTTGCGCAAGTTTGCGATGGATGCCAAAAGCGTTTCGAACTACATTTACACCCGTTTGCTTGGAAATGTTCGGGCCGATGGTGCTGAGGAGGTGCTGTTTCGGTTGAATTTGCCCAAACACTTCAGTGCCCCCAATCTGCCCGATCTTAACCGGTCTCAGGTGTACGCGGTCCGGCACGCACTGCAACGTCCATTGAGCCTGATCCAAGGTCCGCCCGGAACAGGAAAGACAGTCACCTCGGCCACAATTGTGTACCAACTGGCGCGTCTTAACAGTGGGCCAATCTTAGTGTGTGCCCCGAGCAACACTGCTGTCGATCAGCTAACGGAAAAAATACACCGTACAAATCTGAAGGTAGTGCGCGTGTGTGCACGATCGCGGGAGGCGATCGACTCACCGGTTAGCTTTCTGGCGCTGCACAATCAAATCCGTAATATGGCACAGAACTCGGAATTGAAAAAATTGCAGCAATTAAAGGATGAAACCGGTGAGTTGAGTCTTTCGGATGAACGCCGGTATCGGTCATTGAAAAAGCAATCCGAACGTGAACTGTTGGAAGCGGCCGATGTCATTTGCTGTACCTGCGTAGGAGCAGGTGATCTTCGTTTGCAGCGCATCAAGTTCAATTCCATCTTGATTGACGAATCGATGCAATCAACCGAGCCGGAGTGTATGGTACCGGTGGTGCTGGGAGCCAAACAGCTCATTCTGGTTGGCGATCACTGTCAGCTGGGCCCGGTAGTGATGTGCAAGAAGGCAGCTAAGGCTGGTTTGTCGCAAAGTCTGTTCGAACGGTTGGTGGCTCTTGGCATTCGTCCCTTTAGGCTTGAGGTGCAGTACAGAATGCATCCGGAGCTCTCACAGTTTCCGTCGAACTTCTTTTACGAGGGCAGTCTTCAGAACGGTGTATGCGCGGATGAGCGCAAGCTTAAAGTTGATTTCCCATGGCCCTCTCTGGAGTGTCCGATGTTTTTCCTTGTCACTCAGGGACAGGAAGAAATCGCAGGATCAGGTACGTCATACCTTAACCGTACGGAGGCATCGAATgtggaaaaaataaccacTCGATTCCTGAAAGCTGGTATAAAGCCGGAACAAATCGGTATCATTACGCCGTACGAAGGACAGCGGGCGTACCTGGTTCAGTACATGCAGTATCAGGGTTCATTGCACTCGAAGCTGTACCAGGAAATTGAAATAGCCAGCGTGGATGCTTTTCAAGGTCGAGAGAAGGATATCATTATCATGTCCTGTGTACGTGCGAATGAACACCAGGGTATAGGGTTTCTGAACGATCCACGTCGATTGAACGTTGCGCTGACCCGTGCCAAATATGGTATCATTATTGTCGGCAACCCAAAGGTGCTCGCCAAACAGGAACTTTGGAACCATCTGCTGAACTTCTACAAGGACAAAAAGGTACTGGTGGAAGGATCGCTCAACAATCTGAAGGAATCGATGATTCAGTTCACGAAACCGAAGAAGATCATCAATACACTGAACCCCGGTTCACATTTCATGACCAATGCCATGTATGACGCCAAGGAGGTCCTGGGCGGTGGTTATTTCGATCGTAATCCTGGCCCTTCATCCAGTTACGCACACAATCCGCTCGCGGGGTACGGTAACACGAATACCTATCACCAGCAGGGTGGATTTATGGACATGACCAATCATGGCAGCAGTAACAGCGCCAATACACCGCTTGATGCGTTCATGCGCAAAGTTCACGATCCAATCGGTTACATTTCACCCCAACGTTCACATCCCGCCGTTAGCAATATGCCGGTCCCGGTGGGAATGTTCATCAACATGTCGAACGCACCGTCACGCTTttatcaacagcagcaggcagCAGCAATCCAGGCGGCCAAACAAACGCGTCGCCCGGTGGTAGGAAAAACTGCTAGCCAGTTGCTAGCTTCCGGTGCGGGTTCAAGCTCCGTTGCTAAACCGAGTCGCCCGCGTCCAATAGGGCCTCCTAGTAGTAGCCACAATACCCACGCGATGAACAGCACGGGCGCTTCACTTACCCAGGGCATGTCGCAGAATATGTCCCAACCGGGCTTCAGTCTGTCGCAGCAAGCAGAATTTTCCCAGGACTACATGGGTGACTATCAGTCGCAAATGGACAACATACTGTCGCAAGAATCAAACTATCACAGCCAATCCGGCCCGGGCGATCGTTTGGCGTTCGAACTGGCAAACAGTTCCCAATTCTCCCAACCGTACTGA
- the LOC128708409 gene encoding poly(A) RNA polymerase gld-2 homolog B: MSISLCITNPCGTPKQTSQPTTSSKMDRTPSSSESGEKMQNANKAYRKSAMPPFQSATVSMISYSGSGKSKKFYNSSSNRKKQHIMESLKMWNVKIAPSGLDKFEDELPTVPAATSQKKELIHSLESTETGPANLEQDNQAGSSIGELIKSSSSKKKMQEANSSKCKPEEMKGHTISKLATSKLDRDIASNHKDQTEKQPARSFEHNTEGTIVEADVHNHASSAHISDMLTSSTTELSSGCSGEVTSKSTASIPLPASQPSSFAMKGSHQKHSHKSYARSSATLNGTSSSAAPASLSVEVPAGGNRNGKDTVTTVPSGQPQVSVMSLIMQGNSKQNESLRLDAFSDTLSSSSSALKKSIPPNHHVGQHHTSYIPTLGTQHSSKQQGLINRQDQHHSVQQSTNTSPHHYSFDFLRDVGLKMSIGNVSGGVNNNSTGDLSMYRGSSQANYNFTQQFQQHMMQHHQNSQLQPQPHHGTRQSPHQQQQLLQLHQLMPQQQPQQYNRSSNVYGGDELAQHCALNEPQGFSNYAVLNTTEGHNSSNGVKTYEISSYLYNQNGGAGHSQQHQATHYKQPMLEQSQQHTVQMHNYHQNNNYQYHNRNGHGGGGNQLSYASQGSGRVIGTVVGREDGGRNGKKFWNAHGKGKNSSNQTNGGSKQQFNKVQSIGYGYRKNYQHYYNHPASGANHYYEHITIQPQQQQQQQQQQQQQHHHHHHHHHQQQQQSHHHHKHWHRNLVYLRGYDRGHGAASSHEYTSGNQHQEEEQTGIALHSASSNSPEGNSPEEELSNSNQLQENGNNEPIGKTPEPSASDVHEPIMNDVYREVHGKDVEKVKTSELHEERLYGTRKLCSVPRSSSSSSVVSIPSTESSVISCSTSQLDTTAANGHDYESDSSHSSDYREGTFRYAKYSDTNDNKAFRSSSSTSSGTSSSSAYPPLGEFVPSAPASLHASTAGLVGEFIVRSQSFHGSHHNLTAYSNSGGNVDEGNPPVGSPKGIPRTVTGTQSVPVFGELFAHMNHCQANPIQFVNSQSTGNFGSSTSLELALQSAVTSSSSSSSLSASSVPPNDFQSMQSGHPKARSQSGRTSPTSTNAHYQSHRSTVAVSAASLANHPTKGQLSHKTGIGRKSMQAAVSYAHRSALSGDFQPTPADRFIMRAHEVEMKIPPDALTNGSVWDNLSRAIWERFAAAQQSEEKYGQKMQLWRDLYICIKKGFPKYSLYLVGSTISGFGADSSDVDMCLVSRGGPTCYDHRLEALFSLSLVKEYFMNMPSSNFSEFSLIQAKVPILRFQDSKNGIEVDLNFNNCVGIRNTHLLHCYSQMDWRVRPLVLMVKLWAQHHNINDAKNMTISSYSLVLMVIHFLQCGTSPPILPCLHAMYPDKFMKIVDIHNIEMIERIEPYQTDNKETLGELLLNFLEYYTKFDYEHHAISVRTSSIIPVEECRLARSYKNDPHHWKHLCIEEPFDFTNTARSVFDGDVFEQIKSTFATSWQMLKDCKNLNVLFGEPLFTPVTSTLSITS; encoded by the exons ATGTCCATTAGCCTATGTATAACGAATCCGTGCGGCACTCCGAAGCAAACGTCCCAACCGACCACTAGTTCCAAGATGGATCGAACTCCGTCATCTAGCGAAAGCGGTGAAAAGATGCAAAACGCTAACAAAGCATACAGAAAATCTGCTATGCCACCGTTCCAGTCTGCCACGGTTTCGATGATATCGTACTCGGGATCGGGCAAGAGTAAAAAGTTTTACAATAGTTCGTCGaatcgaaaaaaacaacacataatGGAAAGCTTAAAGATGTGGAACGTTAAGATAGCACCTAGTGGCCTGGACAAATTCGAAGACGAACTGCCAACGGTACCCGCTGCAACTAGTCAGAAAAAGGAGTTGATTCATTCACTTGAGTCAACCGAAACCGGTCCTGCAAATCTCGAACAAGATAACCAGGCGGGCTCATCCATTGGAGAGCTTATCAAATCGTCTTCGTCGAAAAAGAAGATGCAAGAAGCAAACAGCAGTAAGTGTAAACCGGAAGAGATGAAAGGCCATACCATATCGAAATTGGCCACATCCAAGCTAGATCGTGACATTGCTAGCAATCATAAGGATCAAACGGAAAAGCAG CCTGCCAGATCGTTTGAACACAATACAGAAGGAACTATCGTGGAAGCGGATGTCCATAATCATGCATCTTCTGCTCATATCAGCGACATGTTGACAAGCTCGACAACGGAACTATCTTCTGGATGTAGTGGAGAGGTAACTTCGAAATCAACCGCTTCCATACCACTCCCGGCGTCTCAGCCATCGTCATTTGCGATGAAAGGAAGTCACCAAAAGCACTCACACAAATCATACGCTCGTTCATCTGCCACCCTCAACGGTACTAGTTCATCAGCTGCACCGGCTAGCTTGTCTGTTGAAGTGCCGGCTGGTGGTAACCGTAACGGCAAAGACACAGTCACCACTGTTCCATCCGGCCAGCCACAGGTATCAGTGATGTCTCTGATAATGCAGGGAAATTCTAAGCAGAATGAATCGCTCCGATTGGACGCTTTTTCTGATACtctgtcatcatcatcatctgcccTTAAGAAAAGCATCCCTCCCAATCACCATGTTGGCCAACATCATACGTCATACATTCCTACGCTCGGAACTCAACATTCATCGAAACAACAGGGACTGATCAATCGACAGGACCAACACCATTCGGTGCAGCAGAGCACGAACACATCTCCGCACCATTATTCATTCGATTTTCTGCGTGATGTTGGTCTTAAAATGTCCATTGGCAATGTATCGGGTGGAGTAAACAACAACTCCACCGGCGATTTATCCATGTATCGAGGATCGTCCCAagcaaattataattttaccCAACAATTCCAGCAGCACATGATGCAGCATCATCAAAATAGTCAGTTGCAGCCACAGCCACATCACGGCACTAGGCAGTCCccgcatcaacaacagcagctaTTGCAGCTTCATCAACTTATGCCGCAACAGCAACCCCAACAGTACAACAGATCTTCAAATGTATACGGTGGCGACGAATTGGCACAACATTGCGCGCTGAACGAACCGCAAGGTTTCTCGAACTATGCTGTGCTTAATACAACCGAGGGACATAACTCCAGCAATGGTGTTAAAACTTATGAGATTTCATCCTACCTTTACAATCAGAACGGTGGAGCTGGTCACTCGCAACAACACCAAGCAACACATTACAAGCAGCCGATGTTAGAGCAGTCGCAACAACACACTGTTCAGAtgcataattatcatcagaataaTAACTACCAGTATCACAATCGTAACGGCCACGGGGGTGGTGGCAATCAATTGAGCTACGCGTCGCAAGGTTCCGGAAGAGTGATCGGTACAGTGGTTGGAAGAGAAGATGGTGGGCGGAATGGTAAAAAGTTCTGGAATGCTCATGGTAAAGGGAAAAATAGCTCAAACCAGACAAACGGCGGCAGTAAGCAACAGTTTAATAAGGTGCAAAGCATTGGTTATGGGTATCGGAAAAACTATCAACATTATTACAACCATCCGGCTAGTGGTGCCAATCACTACTACGAACATATCACAATtcaaccgcagcagcagcagcagcagcagcagcagcagcagcagcaacatcatcatcaccaccatcatcatcatcagcaacaacaacagtcccatcatcatcataaacaCTGGCATCGGAATTTGGTATACTTGCGGGGATACGATAGGGGACACGGTGCTGCCTCTTCGCATGAATATACCAGCGGTAACCAGCACCAAGAAGAGGAACAAACAGGAATAGCCCTCCATTCCGCATCATCAAACTCTCCGGAAGGCAACAGTCCGGAAGAGGAGCTAAGCAATTCGAATCAACTCCAGGAGAATGGCAACAATGAGCCGATCGGCAAAACTCCGGAACCAAGCGCTTCTGATGTCCATGAACCTATCATGAATGATGTCTATCGGGAGGTCCACGGAAAGGACGTCGAAAAGGTAAAAACTTCCGAATTGCATGAAGAGCGCCTTTATGGCACGAGAAAACTATGCAGCGTGCCACGTTCATCATCGTCCTCCTCTGTGGTGTCGATTCCGTCGACAGAGTCATCCGTAATATCGTGTAGCACATCTCAGCTCGACACTACTGCCGCTAATGGGCACGATTACGAATCTGACTCATCCCATTCTTCCGATTATCGGGAAGGAACATTCCGGTATGCAAAATATAGTGATACGAATGATAATAAAGCGTTTCGTTCTTCATCGTCAACTTCATCGGGAACTTCGTCTTCCTCGGCTTATCCGCCTTTGGGCGAATTTGTCCCATCAGCACCGGCATCTCTGCACGCCTCGACGGCAGGACTTGTTGGTGAATTTATCGTCCGTAGCCAAAGTTTTCATGGTTCGCACCATAATCTCACCGCATACAGTAACAGTGGTGGCAATGTTGACGAAGGAAACCCTCCTGTCGGATCACCGAAAGGAATCCCTAGAACGGTAACCGGTACACAGTCAGTGCCGGTGTTTGGCGAACTGTTTGCCCACATGAACCATTGTCAGGCAAATCCCATCCAATTCGTTAACAGTCAGTCGACGGGCAATTTCGGGAGTAGCACATCGTTGGAATTGGCGCTGCAATCTGCAGTTACCAGCTCTTCAAGTTCGTCGTCTCTGTCTGCGTCATCGGTGCCGCCCAACGATTTCCAGTCGATGCAGAGCGGACATCCAAAGGCACG CAGCCAATCTGGACGTACTTCACCCACCAGTACAAATGCACACTACCAGTCACACCGATCGACGGTTGCTGTTTCTGCTGCGTCGTTGGCTAACCACCCCACGAAAGGCCAACTGTCCCACAAAACAGGGATTGGACGTAAGAGCATGCAAGCTGCAGTGAGCTATGCACATCGCTCCGCATTGTCTGGAGATTTTCAGCCCACACCAGCTGATCGGTTCATTATGCGTGCGCATGAAGTCGAGATGAAAATTCCACCCGATGCGCTTACGAACGGCAGTGTGTGGGACAATCTTTCTAGGGCCATCTGGGAACGGTTTGCAGCAGCGCAGCAATCAGAAGAAAAGTATGGTCAAAAAATGCAACTGTGGCGCGATTTGTACATTTGCATCAAGAAAGGCTTTCCCAAGTACAGTCTCTATTTGGTCGGTAGTACGATCTCTGGTTTTGGTGCTGACAGTTCCGATGTGGATATGTGTCTTGTTTCACGGGGTGGGCCCACCTGTTATGATCATCGGCTGGAAGCGCTGTTCAGTTTGTCGTTGGTGAAGGAATACTTCATGAACATGCCGTCGTCGAATTTCAGTGAGTTTAGCTTGATACAGGCAAAGGTTCCGATTCTCCGTTTTCAAGATAGCAAGAATGGCATTGAGGTGGATCTTAATTTCAACAATTGCGTTGGGATTAGAAATACCCATCTGCTGCACTGTTATTCACAGA TGGATTGGCGTGTGCGACCACTGGTGTTGATGGTGAAGCTATGGGCCCAGCATCACAACATTAACGATGCGAAAAACATGACAATATCCAGCTACTCTCTTGTGTTGATGGTTATTCATTTCCTGCAATGTGGAACTAGCCCACCAATTTTGCCGTGCCTGCACGCTATGTATCCGGATAAGTTTATG AAAATCGTGGATATTCACAATATAGAAATGATCGAACGCATCGAACCATATCAAACGGACAACAAAGAAACTTTAGGCGAATTGTTATTAAACTTTTTGGAATATTATACAAAGTTTGA TTACGAACACCATGCTATATCTGTGAGAACAAGTTCTATCATACCGGTCGAAGAATGTCGCCTAGCCAGAAGTTACAAGAACGATCCCCATCATTGGAAGCATTTGTGCATAGAAG aGCCGTTTGACTTCACTAACACCGCCCGGTCGGTATTTGACGGGGATGTGTTCGAACAGATAAAGTCCACCTTTGCGACATCATGGCAGATGTTGAAAGATTGCAAGAATTTGAATGTTCTCTTCGGTGAACCATTGTTTACACCGGTTACATCGACACTGTCTATAACTTCGTGA
- the LOC128710198 gene encoding zinc finger protein 345-like: MANQSTDLPRTEVKPTATAKSTMKISRSTRATTASSSTDPKIIYLDRVCRTCLGEREKDQLKDLFELSLAETIMSCTSLTVTESDGLPCHICSDCCVELERSFNFRQMSKASDATIRSLIEKSVVIKQDSETKYEVLNVVLTDSDGNTETSAVVVPIEELRFQLLNANNTIVEVTAEENVTIPNRKAIQMHHTQLFDTGPDGKETGLVEELALKVNPNDLLNEPTLTTSSSKEASEPPRTQALRESTILRNLKQELSEFIGSNCTAISKEVEIVDENEDDELIHVDYLKDALTEEYIQIMETQLASTVAGDKEEQLEQEHLNNLIHASMEAEEPRDRHKANDSLERDTTHCKICDVQFSKRRLYRKHVNRKHSEKRFECNHCPRKFAEKSVLNNHMLRHTGEKTHVCDVCEARFYEKTLLNVHMRRHSGLRPYACELCDKRFTTRSILNTHQKVHNDPRPHICNVCQKGFKLSWQLKAHSRVHTNEKPFECPYCHKRFNQNGNLAVHIRTHSGEKPFKCKICDKAYPSQGELRGHMRQHTGEETAKKVMCTVCSKAFSANHVLAIHMRTHTKEKPYGCTLCEKRFMMRVHLTVHMRSHTGEKPFACKLCEKAFPTNYQLKMHSYVHTGEKNYSCDVCNRKFSSSANRNTHRKTHDRKTH, from the exons ATGGCCAACCAGTCGACCGACCTGCCTAGAACGGAAGtaaaaccaacagcaacagcgaaATCAACGATGAAAATATCGCGAAGTACGCGTGCAACCACTGCATCTAGTAGTACCGATCCCAAAATCATTTACCTAGATCGCGTTTGTCGCACATGTTTGGGCGAAAGGGAAAAGGATCAGTTGAAGGACCTGTTTGAGTTGAGCCTGGCAGAAACGATAATGAGTTGCACAAGCCTTACG GTAACTGAATCCGATGGGCTACCCTGTCATATTTGCTCCGACTGTTGTGTGGAGCTGGAGCGAAGTTTCAACTTTCGGCAGATGTCCAAAGCATCTGATGCGACGATACGATCGTTGATTGAAAAGTCGGTCGTTATTAAACAGGACAGTGAAACCAAGTATGAAGTACTGAATGTGGTTCTTACCGACTCCGACGGCAACACGGAAACCTCCGCCGTCGTCGTACCCATAGAGGAGCTTCGCTTTCAGCTACTGAACGCAAACAATACGATAGTGGAAGTGACGGCTGAGGAGAATGTCACAATTCCAAACCGGAAAGCAATCCAAATGCACCATACGCAACTGTTCGATACCGGCCCCGATGGCAAGGAGACAGGACTGGTAGAAGAACTCGCACTGAAAGTGAATCCTAATGATCTCCTAAACGAACCAACACTTACGACGTCATCGAGCAAAGAAGCTTCGGAACCACCACGAACGCAAGCCCTCAGGGAATCTACCATTCTTCGAAACTTGAAGCAGGAATTGTCGGAATTTATAGGCAGCAACTGTACCGCCATTTCGAAGGAAGTAGAAATTGTTGATGAGAATGAGGACGACGAGCTGATCCATGTGGACTACCTAAAGGACGCGCTTACTGAGGAGTACATTCAGATCATGGAAACGCAACTAGCGTCTACCGTTGCTGGCGACAAAGAGGAACAGCTGGAGCAGgaacatttaaacaatttgattCATGCATCAATGGAAGCAGAAGAACCGCGCGACCGGCATAAAGCAAACGATAGCCTCGAAAGAGATACAACACACTGCAAGATATGTGATGTACAATTTAGCAAACGTAGACTGTACCGAAAGCACGTCAATCGAAAACATTCCGAA AAACGCTTCGAATGCAACCACTGCCCAAGgaagtttgccgaaaagtcCGTCCTTAACAATCATATGTTGCGTCACActggggaaaaaacacacgtgTGCGATGTTTGTGAGGCACGGTTCTACGAAAAGACTTTACTGAACGTGCACATGCGACGGCACTCTGGCTTACGGCCGTATGCTTGCGAACTGTGCGACAAGCGGTTCACAACGCGCAGCATTCtcaacacacaccaaaaagtgcACAATGATCCGCGGCCCCACATATGCAACGTATGCCAGAAGGGTTTCAAACTGTCCTGGCAGCTAAAGGCTCACAGTCGAGTGCATACGAACGAAAAACCCTTCGAATGTCCCTACTGTCACAAACGGTTTAACCAAAACGGTAACTTGGCAGTGCACATTCGTACCCATTCGGGAGAAAAACCGTTCAAATGCAAAATCTGCGATAAGGCGTATCCTAGCCAGGGAGAACTAAGG GGCCACATGCGACAGCACACGGGGGAGGAAACGGCAAAGAAAGTGATGTGCACCGTCTGCAGCAAAGCATTTTCGGCCAACCACGTGCTAGCGATCCAtatgcgcacacacaccaagGAAAAGCCGTACGGTTGTACACTTTGTGAGAAGCGGTTCATGATGCGCGTGCATCTAACGGTCCACATGCGTTCGCACACGGGTGAAAAACCGTTCGCATGTAAATTGTGCGAAAAGG CATTTCCTACCAATTATCAGTTGAAAATGCATAGCTACGTGCATACAGGCGAGAAAAACTACTCCTGCGATGTTTGTAACCGCAAATTCAGTAGCTCCGCCAACCGTAACACTCACCGTAAAACACACGATCGGAAGACACATTAA